The proteins below are encoded in one region of Stenotrophomonas bentonitica:
- a CDS encoding CBS domain-containing protein yields MTTVRQLLEGKSPEVFAVGPESAVIDAIRLMAEKGIGAVVVMDGRQLVGILSERDYARKIVLHDRSSKSTKVSEIMTAKVVTVAPSEQVEHCLQLVTDYRIRHLPVVDNSGVIGVISIGDLVKSVIDEQAQKLDQLQQYIVAG; encoded by the coding sequence ATGACCACGGTACGACAGCTGTTGGAAGGCAAGTCCCCTGAGGTATTCGCGGTAGGTCCGGAGTCGGCGGTAATCGACGCGATCCGGCTGATGGCCGAAAAAGGAATCGGCGCGGTCGTGGTGATGGACGGCCGCCAGCTGGTCGGCATCCTTTCCGAGCGCGATTACGCGCGGAAGATCGTGCTGCATGATCGTTCGTCGAAGTCGACGAAGGTCAGTGAGATCATGACGGCGAAGGTAGTCACGGTAGCGCCTTCCGAGCAGGTCGAGCATTGCCTGCAGCTGGTCACCGATTACCGCATTCGCCATCTGCCGGTGGTGGACAACAGCGGTGTGATCGGCGTGATCTCCATCGGCGATCTGGTGAAGTCGGTTATCGACGAACAGGCCCAGAAGCTGGATCAGTTGCAGCAGTACATCGTTGCGGGCTGA
- a CDS encoding glycosyltransferase family 2 protein: MCNERLTLVIAAHNEAMALPLLHPRLRAVLDGLDGIECRIVYVDDGSTDATWQVMQALAAADDSVGLLRLSRNFGKEAALTAGLDFVDGGAAMILDADGQDPPELIPQFVALWRQGYDNIYGTRQERDGETWLKRGTSSAFYRVIGRLSKTPIPADTGDFRLLSPRALQALGQLRERHRFMKGLFGWVGFRRKALPYHRHARMVGDTKFGFWKLWNFALEGITSFSTAPLRAATYLGLLTASAAFVFGAWVVVKAALYGDRVAGYPTMMAVILFLGGVQLIALGLIGEYLGRLYEESKQRPLYLVDTWHAPFVADSAVHPIGGGQRDDHGTTAVGRQVP, from the coding sequence ATGTGCAACGAACGCCTGACCCTGGTGATTGCCGCGCACAACGAGGCGATGGCGCTGCCGCTGCTGCACCCGCGGCTGCGCGCGGTGCTGGATGGGCTGGACGGTATCGAATGCCGCATCGTGTACGTGGACGACGGCAGCACCGATGCGACCTGGCAGGTAATGCAGGCGCTGGCAGCGGCCGACGACAGCGTGGGGCTGCTGCGGTTGTCGCGCAATTTCGGCAAGGAGGCAGCGCTTACCGCGGGGCTGGATTTCGTCGATGGCGGCGCGGCGATGATCCTGGATGCCGACGGCCAGGATCCGCCGGAACTGATTCCGCAGTTCGTGGCGCTGTGGCGGCAGGGCTACGACAACATCTACGGCACGCGGCAGGAACGCGATGGCGAGACCTGGCTCAAGCGGGGCACGTCGTCGGCGTTCTACCGGGTGATCGGGCGTTTGTCGAAAACGCCGATTCCGGCCGACACGGGCGATTTCCGGCTGCTGTCGCCGCGCGCGCTGCAGGCGCTGGGTCAGCTGCGTGAACGCCACCGGTTCATGAAGGGCCTGTTCGGCTGGGTCGGGTTCCGGCGCAAGGCACTGCCGTACCACCGGCACGCGCGGATGGTGGGCGACACCAAGTTCGGGTTCTGGAAGCTGTGGAATTTCGCGCTGGAGGGCATCACCAGCTTTTCGACCGCGCCGCTGCGGGCGGCGACCTATCTGGGCCTGCTGACGGCGAGCGCGGCGTTCGTGTTCGGCGCGTGGGTGGTGGTGAAGGCGGCGCTGTATGGCGACCGCGTGGCGGGCTATCCGACGATGATGGCGGTGATCCTGTTCCTGGGCGGGGTACAGCTGATCGCGCTGGGCCTGATCGGTGAATACCTGGGCCGGCTGTATGAGGAATCCAAGCAGCGGCCGCTGTACCTGGTTGACACCTGGCATGCACCGTTCGTGGCAGACTCGGCGGTGCATCCCATCGGTGGAGGGCAGCGAGATGACCACGGTACGACAGCTGTTGGAAGGCAAGTCCCCTGA